In Desulfonatronovibrio hydrogenovorans DSM 9292, the following proteins share a genomic window:
- a CDS encoding ABC transporter substrate-binding protein — MKKITSFLLVLSFMLAGPSGLVLSQALASEITVYTSYEEDEAAAFLAAFNKDNPDIRVNLLRLSTGDLHARMLAESSNPRHDVIWGWAVTNMVDPRIMNMLEPYQAKGIEKVPSRFRDPGNKWFAKTGYMAAFCVNNEILKRKNLPMPTSWADLLKPEFQGEVVMPNPASSGTGYLMIASILQMKGEEKGWEYLENLDRNIAQYIKSGSRPCNVASAGEFAVGASFALRAIKNIDEGFPITMIIPSEGAGNELEATGLMKTSRNKEAAKRFIDWTLSENAVNEYYKWKEIVTVEGGTMPQSFIQAGLPKDIGSVMVDMDFPWSAANRDRILGEWQTKLER; from the coding sequence ATGAAAAAAATCACTTCCTTTCTTCTGGTTCTGAGTTTCATGCTGGCTGGACCTTCAGGCCTGGTTCTGTCTCAAGCCCTGGCCAGTGAAATTACAGTCTACACTTCCTATGAGGAAGATGAGGCAGCTGCTTTTCTGGCTGCCTTTAACAAAGACAACCCGGACATCAGGGTTAACCTGCTCCGGCTGTCCACAGGTGACCTGCATGCCCGCATGCTTGCTGAAAGCTCCAATCCCAGACACGATGTCATCTGGGGCTGGGCAGTGACCAACATGGTTGATCCCAGGATCATGAATATGCTTGAACCTTATCAGGCCAAAGGCATTGAAAAGGTTCCCTCCAGGTTCCGTGATCCCGGCAACAAATGGTTTGCCAAGACCGGCTATATGGCTGCTTTTTGCGTCAACAACGAAATTCTCAAACGCAAAAATCTGCCCATGCCCACTTCCTGGGCTGATCTTCTGAAGCCTGAATTCCAAGGTGAGGTGGTCATGCCCAATCCGGCCAGTTCAGGAACCGGCTATCTTATGATTGCCTCCATCCTGCAGATGAAAGGGGAGGAAAAAGGCTGGGAATACCTGGAAAATCTTGATCGCAATATCGCCCAGTACATCAAGAGCGGTTCAAGACCATGCAATGTTGCCAGTGCTGGCGAATTCGCTGTTGGAGCTTCTTTTGCCCTGCGGGCCATTAAAAATATTGATGAAGGATTTCCCATCACCATGATTATTCCTTCCGAAGGCGCAGGCAACGAACTTGAAGCCACCGGTCTGATGAAGACTTCCCGAAACAAGGAAGCTGCCAAACGCTTCATCGACTGGACCCTGTCCGAGAATGCAGTCAATGAATACTACAAATGGAAGGAAATAGTAACTGTTGAAGGCGGGACCATGCCCCAGAGCTTTATTCAGGCTGGACTTCCCAAAGATATCGGATCAGTTATGGTGGACATGGATTTTCCCTGGTCTGCCGCCAACAGGGACCGGATCCTGGGTGAATGGCAGACAAAGTTGGAACGCTAA
- a CDS encoding FlxA-like family protein has product MQINSYESLLEAREIFQNFSGTARPEQPGSFKFTSGSDQVCISSAAQSAYAASKADHENHDHSDQSKAVDAFRDYMDKTRGKVDHPAGGDIEALKARLEELQNKLAQIASCTTTPEETKGSMINAVQAEIAQIVAQIAELVAQAASSENKK; this is encoded by the coding sequence ATGCAAATCAACAGCTATGAAAGCCTGCTCGAAGCCAGAGAAATCTTTCAAAATTTTTCCGGAACAGCCAGACCGGAGCAGCCAGGGAGTTTTAAGTTTACATCGGGATCAGACCAGGTCTGCATATCATCAGCAGCTCAAAGCGCTTATGCTGCTTCAAAAGCAGATCATGAAAACCATGATCACAGTGACCAAAGCAAGGCTGTGGATGCTTTCCGCGATTATATGGACAAGACCAGGGGGAAAGTGGACCATCCGGCTGGCGGGGATATCGAGGCCCTGAAGGCCAGGCTGGAAGAACTGCAGAATAAACTGGCCCAGATTGCTTCCTGCACCACAACACCCGAAGAAACAAAAGGCAGCATGATCAATGCGGTTCAGGCTGAGATTGCCCAGATAGTGGCCCAGATTGCCGAACTTGTGGCCCAGGCCGCAAGTTCGGAAAACAAGAAATAG